TCAAGTAATGTTGTAGGATCATTTGAAATCACATCTTCTAGCATTAAATAAGCAAAGAAAGCTTTTAGTCCTGATATTACCCGAGCCTGTGTACTGGCTTGCATACCTAGCTCATTCAGCCATGAGATAAAGGCTTTCAGATCAGTTATACTAATGTCGGTTAACAAGGGCGCTTTATTCAAAGATTTAAAATACTGGATCAATTTATCAATATCGCTCAGATAAGCATCAACAGAATTGCCAGATAACGACCGCTCTAACTTTAAATACGATTTAAATCCTTTAATATATGATGGCCAAAGCATGTTTTTATTTGAGATTTTTTATAACATTGCAACGTTACAACATTATATTATGAAAATACAAATTATTAACGGGCCAAACTTAAACTTATTAGGTGTACGCGAACCATCTATTTACGGAAACACCAGTATTGAAGATTATATTAAAGAATTAAAAACGGTTTACCCAAATATCGAAATTGAATACTATCAGAGTAATGTTGAGGGCGAAATTATTAATAAACTGCATGAAGTGGGTTTTAGTTATGATGGGGTAGTGCTAAATGCTGGCGGTTATACACACACTTCAGTTGCCATTGCTGATGCGATTGCAGCTATTAAAACTCCAGTAGTAGAGGTACATATATCTAATATTTATGCCCGTGAAGAATACCGTCACGTTTCTTTAACTGGTAAAAACTGTCAAGGTGTTTTAACGGGATTTGGTATAAAAGGGTATCGCTTGGCTATCGAAAGTTTATTGATTTAATTTGATCTACTCTGGTATTACTTCTGTCAGATGGCAGCATCTGACTGCATTCCAATTAAAGTTCAAAAAGATTGGTCGTCATTCTCGTGCAAACGGGAATCTTAAAGCTCATGTAATTTGATTCCCAATCGAGCTTGGAATGACGATTCGCTATTTTACTTCAAATTCGAAAAATATTTAATTTTCTTAATAAAAAATGCCCAAACAACGCTATTGTTATATACTCCTGTATGTTGGCTATATGTTTTTTGAACAGCTTTCCGTTTTTTATTTGTTTTAGAAAGTGATTTTAGAAAATGCCAGTGGCCTTTGCTTACTGCCATTGTAAATTTAGGCTTTCCGGTAAGCAAAAAATGCCACCATGCAATAAAATCAATAAACATCCTGATTGTTATTCTGAAAATGGCATCACCGGCAGGTAAATTTTTCTGCATGATGATCAGGTTGTTTCTGAAATTGAGATAAGTTTTAAATGGATTCTCTGTTTGTAGTGTTCCACCGCCAACATGATAAACTTCGGCATCCGGACAGTACATAATCTTGTAATTCAGGTTCTTTAAACGCCAGCACAGATCTATTTCCTCCATATGCGCAAAAAGATCTGCATCTAAGCCACCCGTTTCTCGCCAACATTTGCTTTTAATAAAAAATGCCGCTCCACTTGCCCAAAAAACTTCGATTGTATCATTGTACTGACCATAGTCAAACTCATATACATTAAACAGCCTGCCACGACAGAAAGGAAAAGAATAGATATCCAGATACCCCCCGGCTGCACCAGCATACTCAAATTGTTTTTTGTTTAACTGCCATTTAATTTTAGGTTGCGCCGCAGCAATCTGTGTATCGCTTTCCATCAAATCGATCACAGGCTTTATCCAATTGGGGGTTACCTCTACATCCGAATTGAGCAGTATAAAATAATCAGCCTCAACGCGTTCTAAAACCTTGTTGTAGCCTCCTGCAAAACCATAATTCTGGTCGTTCAGTATAATTTTAACAGTAGGGAAGTTTTCTTGTAAAAATGAAACAGAATCATCAGTAGAGGCATTAT
The nucleotide sequence above comes from Pedobacter riviphilus. Encoded proteins:
- the aroQ gene encoding type II 3-dehydroquinate dehydratase; protein product: MKIQIINGPNLNLLGVREPSIYGNTSIEDYIKELKTVYPNIEIEYYQSNVEGEIINKLHEVGFSYDGVVLNAGGYTHTSVAIADAIAAIKTPVVEVHISNIYAREEYRHVSLTGKNCQGVLTGFGIKGYRLAIESLLI
- a CDS encoding glycosyltransferase family 2 protein, which encodes MNPSVAVVILNWNGKAYLKQFLPGILLSAYDNLQIVVGDNASTDDSVSFLQENFPTVKIILNDQNYGFAGGYNKVLERVEADYFILLNSDVEVTPNWIKPVIDLMESDTQIAAAQPKIKWQLNKKQFEYAGAAGGYLDIYSFPFCRGRLFNVYEFDYGQYNDTIEVFWASGAAFFIKSKCWRETGGLDADLFAHMEEIDLCWRLKNLNYKIMYCPDAEVYHVGGGTLQTENPFKTYLNFRNNLIIMQKNLPAGDAIFRITIRMFIDFIAWWHFLLTGKPKFTMAVSKGHWHFLKSLSKTNKKRKAVQKTYSQHTGVYNNSVVWAFFIKKIKYFSNLK